The DNA sequence aaattatcttttaaaaagatgtcATAAACAAGTAATGTATTtgagtgtttaaaattgaatgtgaaaagaaattgaaaaggtGTTAAAGCATTTTACTGGATATCTCTTTAAACATGCCTTTCGATTTTAATGGAAAGAAAGTTCTTGTTACTGGTGCAGGTAAAGGAATCGGACGCGTTATAGCGGTTGAACTAAACAAATCTTGATGTAAAGTTTATGCTCTCAGTCGTACGAAGTCTACTCTTGACTCTTTAGTCGCTGAACATCCTAACATTGTTCCTGTACTTGCTGACGTATCCAACTGGGATGATACCAGAAGAAAGCTCGAAGATTTAGAACCGCTCAATGGTTTGGTCAACAACGCCGGGATCCTTGGAGAGAGTTGTTCTGCAGTTGATTGTCCGAGAGAcgaaatcatgaaaatattaaacattaatctgtTGGGAGCAATAAATTGTGCACAAATTGTTGCAAAGAAAATGATTGATGCCAAAGTAAAGGGATCTATCGTGAATATTTCAAGTGTGGCCGGAATAGGTGCTTGTTATTCTTACTTGCCGTACGATGTTTCGAAAGCAGGGCTGGATATGGTCACTAAACAATTTGCACTGGAACTTGGACCATACCAGATAAGGGTAAACTCGGTCAATCCTGCGACTGTCGTGACGCCTATGGTTACAAATCTAAA is a window from the Mercenaria mercenaria strain notata chromosome 7, MADL_Memer_1, whole genome shotgun sequence genome containing:
- the LOC123555710 gene encoding L-xylulose reductase-like, whose protein sequence is MKILNINLLGAINCAQIVAKKMIDAKVKGSIVNISSVAGIGACYSYLPYDVSKAGLDMVTKQFALELGPYQIRVNSVNPATVVTPMVTNLKNTAKGLTSQTPMGRVAKVEEVVWPVLYLLSDYSSMVTGQLHPVDGGLLSNIAVKYDFSK